A window of Campylobacter lari subsp. lari contains these coding sequences:
- a CDS encoding response regulator transcription factor, which translates to MAAKILLLEDDLSLNEIINEALSDEGFKVSCVYDAQEALEKAYEEIFDLWIFDVKVPKGNGFEVLKELRESGKNTPAIFLTSLSMLDDVKQGFLSGCDDYIKKPFDIDELIIRVKNIIKRNFSHQKEDLILLNSSKNISFDPLNKTLYQDKTIINLTNKEKELLVLLLKKRPHFVSIETIFDEIWSLDEEPVIMSLRVYVKNLRKILGKDLIINQRNIGYAIRLENEK; encoded by the coding sequence ATGGCAGCAAAAATTCTGCTCTTAGAAGATGATTTAAGTTTAAATGAAATTATAAATGAAGCCTTAAGCGATGAAGGCTTTAAAGTCTCTTGTGTATATGATGCACAAGAGGCACTAGAAAAAGCTTATGAAGAAATTTTTGATCTTTGGATTTTTGACGTTAAAGTTCCAAAAGGCAATGGCTTTGAAGTTTTAAAAGAATTAAGAGAAAGTGGTAAAAATACTCCTGCTATATTTTTAACTTCTTTATCCATGCTTGATGATGTAAAACAAGGATTTTTGTCAGGTTGTGATGATTATATTAAAAAGCCTTTTGACATAGATGAATTAATTATCCGTGTAAAAAATATCATTAAAAGAAATTTTAGCCACCAAAAAGAAGATTTGATTTTGCTTAACTCCTCAAAAAATATTTCTTTTGATCCACTTAATAAAACTCTTTATCAAGACAAAACAATCATCAATCTTACCAACAAAGAAAAAGAGCTTTTAGTCTTGCTTTTAAAAAAACGTCCACATTTTGTAAGCATAGAAACCATTTTTGATGAAATTTGGAGTTTGGATGAAGAACCTGTGATTATGAGTCTTAGAGTTTATGTAAAAAATTTAAGAAAAATTCTTGGCAAAGATTTAATCATCAACCAAAGAAACATAGGCTATGCCATAAGGCTAGAAAATGAAAAGTGA
- a CDS encoding DUF1104 domain-containing protein — MKKIVSLFIVGSLAASFALGADFSKKSNDEILNLAKSVKAQDQADLVIEMKKRMNEMKYKDARNFHQQFKANLHENISKLSTQERSQRRVIVQEDMQKLTDEMSGKEIRELNLHHYNNAHSHKNYHGFKAHHANCPMR, encoded by the coding sequence ATGAAAAAAATTGTAAGTTTATTTATCGTGGGTTCTTTGGCTGCTTCATTTGCCTTAGGAGCTGATTTTTCTAAAAAAAGCAATGATGAGATTTTAAATCTTGCAAAAAGTGTAAAAGCACAAGATCAAGCTGATTTAGTTATTGAGATGAAAAAAAGAATGAATGAAATGAAATACAAAGATGCGAGAAATTTTCATCAACAATTTAAAGCTAATTTACACGAAAATATCTCTAAACTCTCTACTCAAGAAAGAAGCCAAAGAAGAGTTATCGTTCAAGAAGATATGCAAAAACTAACCGATGAAATGAGCGGCAAAGAAATAAGAGAGTTAAATTTGCACCATTACAACAACGCCCATTCGCACAAAAATTATCATGGTTTCAAAGCACACCATGCAAATTGTCCGATGAGATAA
- a CDS encoding SIMPL domain-containing protein gives MKSFLKGLGLGLLCLVLFVLGVVFNTEFLGLKNHNNQNIEFSRSIEVSNEIMPNIFNATLNFSASEELSKKTIVSSEEKNHIAKTFKEISDRIAKENYCKGGSYTLEPSYNYYQGVKTLNGYRLHSNFTCQIPQNKNKDYENLIKDIESISTTNALISFNTKALQAGFDEVILEENKEDLYDLAFKKAFEKAQYYSKTLAKTCMIKNIHFDSCNIKYNSPSLAASADSVVLPIIKSEKQNLKANVLFICQ, from the coding sequence ATGAAAAGTTTTTTAAAAGGCTTAGGCTTAGGGCTACTTTGTTTGGTATTATTTGTATTAGGAGTGGTTTTTAACACTGAATTTTTAGGCTTAAAAAACCATAATAATCAAAATATAGAATTTTCAAGAAGTATAGAAGTGTCCAATGAAATCATGCCGAATATTTTTAATGCTACTTTAAATTTTAGTGCCAGCGAGGAACTTAGTAAAAAAACCATTGTTTCTAGTGAAGAAAAAAATCATATTGCTAAAACTTTCAAAGAAATCTCAGATCGTATTGCTAAAGAAAATTATTGCAAAGGTGGAAGTTATACTTTAGAGCCAAGTTATAATTATTACCAAGGAGTAAAAACACTTAATGGATATAGATTACATTCTAACTTTACTTGTCAAATACCACAAAACAAAAACAAAGACTATGAAAATCTTATAAAAGATATAGAAAGCATTAGTACTACCAATGCCTTAATTTCTTTTAACACCAAAGCCTTACAAGCTGGTTTTGATGAAGTTATTTTAGAAGAAAACAAAGAAGATTTATATGATCTTGCATTTAAAAAAGCTTTTGAAAAGGCTCAATATTATTCTAAAACTCTAGCAAAAACTTGCATGATAAAAAATATTCATTTTGATAGTTGCAATATTAAATACAACTCCCCAAGTTTAGCAGCTAGTGCAGATAGTGTTGTATTGCCTATTATTAAAAGTGAAAAACAAAACTTAAAAGCCAATGTACTTTTTATTTGTCAATAA
- the mutY gene encoding A/G-specific adenine glycosylase, whose protein sequence is MKKVLMQKIHKSILKWYEQNGRKSLPWRILHEEYRKYGSEDDLKKLKNIDIAYAVYVSEIMLQQTQVKSVLQNYYFQFLAQFPSLKALSMASEDEVLKAWQGLGYYTRARNIHKCAKICVQEFDARLPLEIKELQKLPGIGEYTAGAIACFGFLQAKSFVDANIKRVLSRFYGLQNPNSKILVQKAKEFLNYDNAFEHNQALLDIGALVCLPKNAKCEICPLKCFCAGKDEYEKFHVSKKTQYKNIVLKILIVQKNEQFLLVKSKEKLYFNMYNFLEYKNQKKAKFIGEFKHSYTKYKINAKVYFLKDDDFDDLKAKAFSYKDLEYLALSKFALKTLELFKKSDCAF, encoded by the coding sequence ATAAAGAAAGTCTTAATGCAAAAAATTCATAAAAGTATTTTAAAGTGGTATGAACAAAATGGCAGGAAAAGCCTTCCTTGGCGTATTTTACATGAAGAGTATAGAAAATATGGTAGCGAGGATGATTTAAAAAAGCTAAAAAATATTGACATTGCTTATGCAGTTTATGTTAGTGAGATTATGCTTCAGCAAACTCAAGTAAAAAGTGTTTTGCAAAATTATTATTTTCAGTTTTTAGCTCAATTTCCTTCTTTAAAAGCACTTTCTATGGCAAGTGAAGATGAGGTTTTAAAAGCTTGGCAAGGACTTGGGTATTATACTAGAGCTAGAAATATACACAAATGTGCAAAAATTTGCGTGCAAGAATTTGATGCAAGATTACCACTTGAGATTAAAGAGCTTCAAAAACTTCCTGGCATTGGAGAATATACCGCTGGAGCTATAGCATGTTTTGGTTTTTTGCAAGCTAAGTCTTTTGTGGATGCAAATATTAAAAGAGTTTTGAGTAGATTTTATGGCTTGCAAAATCCAAACTCTAAAATTTTAGTGCAAAAAGCAAAAGAATTTTTAAACTATGATAATGCATTTGAGCATAATCAAGCTTTGCTAGATATAGGAGCTTTGGTTTGTTTGCCCAAAAATGCAAAATGTGAAATTTGTCCTTTAAAGTGTTTTTGTGCTGGAAAAGATGAATATGAAAAATTTCATGTATCTAAAAAAACTCAATATAAAAACATTGTTTTAAAAATACTTATAGTGCAAAAAAATGAGCAATTCTTACTTGTTAAAAGCAAGGAAAAATTGTATTTTAATATGTATAATTTTTTAGAATATAAAAATCAAAAAAAAGCAAAATTTATAGGAGAATTTAAACATTCTTATACCAAATACAAAATCAATGCTAAGGTGTATTTTTTAAAAGATGATGATTTTGATGATTTAAAAGCAAAAGCATTTTCTTATAAAGACTTAGAATATCTTGCTCTTTCAAAATTTGCCCTAAAAACACTTGAACTTTTTAAAAAGAGTGATTGTGCATTTTGA
- a CDS encoding radical SAM/SPASM domain-containing protein, translating to MHFEKIYIELSDICGLKCDFCPSQKAQRKQMSLENFEKICKSVHNHAKLFTFHVLGDPLRVLNLKEYLEIALKYDMQIELTTSGFYFDNEKIKLILDSKNIRQINISLAAFLSQNKMSLKEYFEPILKLIILHLENKNNSFINLRLWNLDKNFNPPLENDKIYDFLEQNFKVKIQKKKTKNRLERHIILHQARFFKWPSLKDEVVRENGYCHALNGQIAILSDGTLVPCCLDTKGDIKLGNCFERDFNELLNSSLYVELKEGFKQGILKAKLCKRCEFLEAKNLN from the coding sequence GTGCATTTTGAGAAAATTTATATAGAATTAAGTGATATTTGTGGATTAAAATGTGATTTTTGTCCTAGCCAAAAAGCCCAAAGAAAACAAATGAGCCTTGAAAACTTTGAAAAAATTTGCAAAAGCGTGCATAATCATGCCAAGCTTTTTACTTTTCATGTGCTTGGAGATCCTTTAAGAGTTTTAAATTTAAAAGAGTATCTAGAAATAGCTTTAAAATATGATATGCAAATAGAGCTTACTACAAGTGGATTTTATTTTGATAATGAGAAGATAAAACTCATTTTAGACTCTAAAAACATACGACAAATCAATATTTCCTTAGCTGCTTTTTTATCTCAAAACAAAATGAGTTTGAAAGAATATTTTGAACCTATTTTAAAGCTTATTATTTTACACTTAGAAAATAAAAATAATTCTTTTATTAATCTAAGACTTTGGAATTTGGATAAAAATTTCAACCCACCTTTAGAAAATGATAAAATTTATGATTTTTTAGAGCAAAATTTTAAAGTAAAAATTCAAAAGAAAAAAACAAAAAATCGCTTAGAAAGACATATTATCTTACACCAAGCTAGATTTTTTAAATGGCCTTCTTTAAAAGATGAGGTTGTTAGAGAGAATGGATATTGTCATGCTTTAAATGGGCAAATTGCTATTTTGAGCGATGGGACTTTAGTGCCTTGTTGTTTGGATACTAAAGGAGATATAAAACTTGGAAATTGTTTTGAAAGAGATTTTAATGAGCTTTTAAATTCGTCTTTATATGTAGAATTAAAAGAAGGCTTTAAGCAAGGAATTTTAAAAGCCAAGCTTTGTAAAAGGTGTGAGTTTTTAGAGGCTAAAAACCTAAACTAA
- a CDS encoding putative metalloprotease CJM1_0395 family protein → MQISSSYSNAFYTQNPYQNKDKEETKENITEKENPQQTKEDKNDQEKEEKTQKVNGKDLSESEVRQVRELEKIDREVRAHEAAHQAAGGALAGAASFGYTRGPDNRMYAVEGEVPIRMQKGNTPEETIANAMQVIAAAMAPADPSPQDYKVAANAMQMQNDARAEQAKIKAEELKAQNEKNENENEKKTNSNSKAIKSYTQNASQDYIGSQYNKSA, encoded by the coding sequence ATGCAAATAAGCTCAAGTTATAGCAATGCTTTTTATACACAAAATCCTTATCAAAACAAAGACAAAGAAGAAACCAAAGAAAATATTACTGAAAAAGAAAATCCACAGCAAACAAAAGAAGATAAAAACGATCAAGAAAAAGAAGAAAAAACTCAAAAAGTAAATGGTAAAGATCTAAGTGAGAGTGAAGTTAGACAAGTAAGAGAACTTGAAAAAATTGATAGAGAAGTAAGAGCGCACGAAGCAGCTCATCAAGCAGCTGGTGGAGCTTTAGCCGGTGCTGCGAGCTTTGGATATACAAGAGGCCCTGATAATAGAATGTATGCTGTTGAGGGCGAAGTGCCTATAAGAATGCAAAAAGGCAATACTCCCGAAGAAACTATAGCTAATGCTATGCAGGTGATTGCCGCTGCTATGGCACCAGCTGATCCTAGTCCGCAAGATTACAAAGTAGCAGCTAATGCTATGCAAATGCAAAATGACGCGCGCGCCGAACAAGCTAAAATAAAGGCAGAAGAGCTAAAAGCACAAAATGAAAAAAACGAAAATGAGAATGAGAAAAAGACAAATTCAAATTCCAAAGCTATAAAATCATACACACAAAATGCATCACAAGACTATATTGGAAGTCAGTATAACAAAAGCGCATAG
- a CDS encoding potassium channel family protein: MKKETYGIIGLGRFGSVLAKELIDQGKRVIVSDINEEAVKELQDHADFAYILDSTHTIALKEAGYANADVVILSIGENLESSILTFMALKEIGVKNIIAKANSSTHGQILSKLGVNKVIYPEKESAKRLAKILITNPNFEIIDLSANTIKVAKLLIDENLAGKTLQSISQNLKVIAHKQHDTWSIMPNLETTAYLNDILMLLGTQEELNRYEY, from the coding sequence ATGAAAAAAGAAACTTATGGTATTATAGGACTTGGAAGATTTGGCTCGGTTTTAGCAAAAGAGCTTATTGATCAAGGTAAAAGAGTTATTGTTTCAGACATTAATGAAGAAGCGGTTAAGGAATTACAAGATCATGCGGACTTTGCTTATATTTTAGATTCTACTCATACCATAGCCTTAAAAGAAGCAGGTTATGCAAATGCAGATGTTGTTATACTTAGTATAGGTGAAAATTTAGAATCAAGCATACTTACTTTTATGGCTTTAAAAGAAATTGGCGTAAAAAATATCATTGCCAAAGCAAATTCTTCTACACATGGGCAAATTCTTTCAAAACTCGGGGTTAATAAAGTTATCTACCCTGAAAAAGAATCCGCAAAGCGTTTGGCTAAAATTCTTATCACTAATCCAAATTTTGAAATCATAGATCTTTCAGCTAATACCATCAAAGTAGCAAAACTTTTAATAGATGAAAATTTAGCAGGAAAAACTTTGCAATCTATTAGTCAAAACTTAAAAGTCATTGCACATAAACAGCATGATACTTGGAGCATTATGCCAAATTTAGAAACCACTGCTTACTTAAATGATATACTAATGTTACTTGGTACTCAAGAGGAATTGAATCGGTATGAGTATTGA
- a CDS encoding TrkH family potassium uptake protein: MAKLSLDRKNIRILFIGYILVALFGTFILMLPIMHTKPISFLDAFFTSASAVSMTGLIVLNTSLDFSFYGQLVILLLIQIGGLGYMSIAMALYILVRKKMSFGEKNLLRESLIYPESDGLVGFLKKVLFFVFAIEFTGAILLFLRFKLDMNLTEALWASVFHSISAFNNAGFSIFESGMMPYRDDFWINFIITSLIIVGGLGYFVLLELYFFSKKRFASLSLHTKLVLISTIILIIFASLIVFLFEYHNPKSIGEFSLFDKIMSAYFTAVNYRTAGFNTLDLSTFKDASLFFGSLFMIVGGAPGGTAGGIKVTTVAVLLIYAYWSIKDSNARIFNFEIPTETINKAFIIAVSSIVYIITCVLILSLIEDDKSFLPLLFETSSAFATVGVSVGDGGTLSFSALFNSESKLLIILLMLSGRVGVLAFLFSIFFKEKEKYLNYPKGKIIL, from the coding sequence ATGGCAAAATTATCCTTAGATAGAAAAAATATAAGAATTTTATTCATAGGCTACATTCTAGTTGCACTTTTTGGCACCTTTATTCTAATGCTTCCTATTATGCATACCAAGCCTATATCTTTTTTAGATGCATTTTTTACTAGCGCCTCAGCTGTAAGCATGACAGGTCTTATTGTGTTAAATACCTCGCTAGATTTTAGTTTTTATGGTCAACTTGTTATTTTATTGCTTATTCAAATAGGTGGCTTGGGATACATGAGCATAGCTATGGCTTTATATATTTTAGTGCGTAAAAAAATGAGCTTTGGAGAAAAAAATCTTTTAAGAGAATCTTTAATTTATCCTGAATCTGATGGCCTTGTAGGATTTTTAAAAAAGGTTTTATTTTTTGTATTTGCCATTGAATTTACAGGAGCTATTTTATTATTTTTAAGATTTAAACTAGACATGAATTTAACTGAAGCTCTATGGGCTAGTGTTTTTCACTCTATTTCTGCTTTTAATAATGCAGGATTTAGTATATTTGAAAGCGGAATGATGCCCTATAGAGATGATTTTTGGATTAACTTTATCATCACCTCTTTGATTATCGTTGGAGGTTTGGGATATTTTGTATTGTTAGAATTATATTTTTTTTCCAAAAAGCGCTTTGCTAGTTTGAGTCTGCACACAAAGCTTGTTTTAATTTCTACTATTATACTAATCATTTTTGCGAGTTTGATTGTGTTTTTATTTGAATATCATAACCCAAAAAGCATAGGAGAATTTTCTCTCTTTGATAAAATTATGAGTGCATATTTTACAGCAGTAAATTATCGAACAGCAGGGTTTAACACTCTTGATCTTAGCACTTTTAAAGATGCAAGCTTGTTTTTTGGATCTTTGTTTATGATTGTAGGTGGTGCACCTGGTGGAACTGCGGGAGGTATTAAAGTCACTACGGTTGCTGTATTATTAATCTATGCTTATTGGAGTATCAAAGATAGCAATGCAAGAATTTTCAACTTTGAAATTCCTACAGAAACTATCAACAAAGCTTTCATTATAGCAGTAAGTTCTATTGTGTATATCATCACTTGTGTATTAATTTTATCCTTAATCGAAGATGATAAAAGTTTTTTACCCTTGCTTTTTGAAACAAGTTCAGCATTTGCTACAGTAGGGGTTTCAGTAGGAGATGGTGGGACTTTATCGTTTAGCGCACTTTTTAATTCCGAAAGCAAATTACTTATTATATTGTTAATGCTTAGCGGTAGAGTGGGAGTGCTTGCATTTTTATTTAGTATATTTTTTAAAGAAAAAGAAAAATATTTAAATTATCCAAAAGGAAAGATAATATTATGA
- a CDS encoding anaerobic C4-dicarboxylate transporter yields the protein MDLMIILQLIVFLGAIFIGIRLGGIAIGYAGGLGVVVLGLVLGMKPGNIPWDVILIIAAAIAAISAMQQAGGLDYMVKITERVLRKHPKFINYLAPACGWLLTILAGTGNAVFSLMPVVIDVAKSQNIKPSAPLSLMVVASQIGITASPVSAAVVYMTGVLEPLGWSYPALIGIWIVTTFIACMATAFIVSLITPMDLSKDPVYQERLKAGLVKSASDVLQSEDKPGAKLSVAIFLITVLCVVLYATAISNNIKWIDPVVIPRDAAIMSFLLTAATLITFLCKVEPAKILNTSVFKSGMTACVCVFGVAWLGNTFVAGHEAGIKEVAGEWVKQTPAMLAVAFFFASMLLYSQAATAKAIVPVIIAALGISATNPSDSYMLVACFAAVSALFVLPTYPTLLGAVQMDDTGTTRIGKFIFNHAFFIPGVLAIAIAVALGFLAVGML from the coding sequence ATGGATTTAATGATTATTTTACAACTTATTGTCTTTCTTGGGGCAATATTCATAGGTATCCGCCTTGGTGGCATAGCGATAGGCTATGCTGGAGGTTTGGGCGTTGTTGTTTTAGGTCTTGTTTTAGGAATGAAGCCAGGTAATATTCCATGGGATGTTATCTTAATCATTGCTGCGGCAATTGCAGCGATTTCTGCTATGCAGCAAGCTGGTGGTTTAGATTATATGGTTAAAATTACCGAAAGAGTTTTACGCAAACATCCAAAATTTATCAATTATCTTGCTCCAGCATGCGGTTGGCTGCTTACCATTTTAGCAGGTACTGGTAATGCGGTATTTTCATTAATGCCTGTTGTTATTGATGTTGCAAAGTCTCAAAACATCAAACCATCGGCTCCACTTTCATTAATGGTTGTTGCCTCACAAATTGGTATTACAGCTTCTCCAGTTAGTGCTGCTGTTGTTTATATGACAGGTGTATTAGAACCACTTGGTTGGAGCTATCCTGCATTAATTGGAATTTGGATAGTTACTACTTTTATTGCTTGTATGGCTACAGCTTTCATAGTAAGTTTAATCACTCCTATGGATTTAAGCAAAGATCCTGTATATCAAGAACGCTTAAAAGCTGGACTTGTAAAAAGTGCTTCTGATGTTTTACAAAGTGAAGACAAACCAGGTGCAAAACTTTCAGTTGCAATCTTTTTAATCACGGTTTTATGTGTTGTTCTTTATGCTACAGCGATTTCAAATAATATTAAATGGATTGATCCAGTAGTTATCCCAAGAGATGCTGCAATTATGAGTTTCTTATTAACTGCTGCAACTTTAATTACATTCTTATGTAAAGTTGAGCCTGCAAAAATTCTAAATACAAGTGTATTTAAATCAGGCATGACTGCTTGTGTGTGCGTATTTGGTGTTGCTTGGCTTGGAAATACTTTCGTTGCAGGTCATGAAGCAGGTATTAAAGAAGTTGCAGGTGAATGGGTTAAACAAACTCCAGCTATGCTTGCAGTTGCATTCTTCTTTGCCAGTATGCTTTTATACTCTCAAGCAGCTACTGCAAAAGCTATTGTTCCAGTTATCATTGCTGCATTAGGAATTTCAGCTACAAACCCAAGCGATTCTTATATGTTAGTTGCTTGTTTTGCTGCCGTTTCAGCGCTTTTCGTTCTTCCAACCTACCCTACTTTATTAGGTGCAGTTCAAATGGATGATACAGGCACAACAAGAATTGGAAAATTCATATTTAACCACGCATTCTTTATCCCTGGTGTGTTAGCTATAGCTATAGCTGTTGCTTTAGGCTTTTTAGCGGTAGGAATGCTTTAA
- a CDS encoding aspartate ammonia-lyase, giving the protein MGTRKEHDFIGELEIPDNVYYGVQTYRALDNFHMSGRRLQDYPYFVKAFAQVKKAAALANKEVGVLDADKADAIAKACDRLIAGEFLDQFVVDMIQGGAGTSTNMNTNEVITNIALESMGHKKGEYQYLHPNDHTNLGQSTNDTYPSSIKVAAYAKLSDLLKAMEELKAELEAKAKEYKDIIKMGRTELEDAVPTTLGNTFNAFASYIKSDIAKITAARESMSYLNLGATAIGTGINCHPDYKFVVEKKLKEITGVDFKPAEDFIAATQDTADFVHVSGALKTAAVRLSKIANDLRLMNSGPRCGLGEINLPKMQPGSSIMPGKVNPVICEVVGEACYEVIGNDVTIMLCSERGEFELNAFEPGIAYGLFNSIVLLENAMKTLAQKAIKHLTANPEACKQSVLNSIGIVTAFNPILGYEKSASIAKEALETGKAVGDICLERGYLSKAEIDEILSPERMLNPHMTKERKA; this is encoded by the coding sequence ATGGGAACAAGGAAAGAACACGACTTTATTGGTGAGTTAGAAATCCCTGATAATGTTTATTATGGAGTGCAAACTTACAGAGCACTAGATAATTTTCATATGAGTGGTAGAAGATTACAAGATTATCCTTATTTTGTAAAAGCCTTTGCCCAAGTTAAAAAAGCAGCTGCTCTTGCCAACAAAGAAGTTGGAGTTCTTGATGCTGACAAAGCTGATGCAATTGCTAAAGCTTGCGATAGATTGATTGCTGGTGAATTTTTAGATCAGTTCGTTGTTGATATGATCCAAGGTGGTGCTGGTACTAGTACAAATATGAATACAAATGAAGTTATCACTAATATTGCACTTGAGAGCATGGGGCACAAAAAAGGTGAATACCAATATCTTCATCCAAATGATCACACAAACCTAGGTCAATCTACAAATGACACTTATCCAAGCTCCATTAAAGTTGCTGCTTATGCAAAACTTAGTGATCTTTTAAAAGCAATGGAAGAGCTAAAAGCTGAGTTAGAAGCAAAAGCTAAAGAATACAAAGATATCATTAAAATGGGTAGAACAGAGCTTGAAGATGCAGTTCCTACTACTTTAGGAAATACTTTTAACGCTTTTGCTAGCTATATTAAAAGTGATATTGCTAAAATCACAGCAGCTCGTGAGTCAATGAGTTATTTAAATCTTGGTGCAACAGCTATTGGTACAGGAATTAACTGCCACCCTGATTACAAATTTGTGGTTGAGAAAAAATTAAAAGAGATTACGGGTGTTGATTTTAAACCAGCTGAAGACTTTATCGCTGCTACTCAAGATACAGCTGATTTTGTTCATGTAAGTGGAGCTTTAAAAACTGCTGCAGTAAGACTTTCTAAGATTGCAAACGATTTAAGATTAATGAACTCAGGCCCAAGATGCGGTTTAGGTGAAATCAATCTACCAAAAATGCAACCAGGTAGTTCTATAATGCCAGGTAAAGTAAATCCTGTAATTTGCGAAGTTGTAGGTGAAGCTTGCTATGAAGTTATAGGAAATGATGTAACCATCATGCTTTGTTCTGAAAGAGGAGAATTTGAACTCAATGCTTTTGAGCCAGGCATTGCTTATGGTTTGTTTAACTCTATAGTATTGCTTGAAAATGCCATGAAAACTTTAGCTCAAAAAGCTATCAAACATCTAACAGCAAATCCAGAAGCTTGCAAACAATCTGTATTAAATTCAATAGGCATTGTTACAGCATTTAATCCTATTTTGGGATATGAAAAATCAGCAAGTATTGCTAAAGAAGCTTTAGAAACCGGCAAAGCTGTTGGTGATATTTGTCTAGAAAGAGGATATTTATCAAAAGCAGAAATTGATGAAATTTTATCACCTGAGAGAATGTTAAATCCTCACATGACCAAAGAAAGAAAAGCTTAA
- a CDS encoding methyl-accepting chemotaxis protein, with the protein MFHQDPKLILTKTVLGQNIAKAITEDPSLLDPENIDTLFYAKDDKGVTQAVLCDKTPNPNINICAMVENDTYTKASDLALKTQLIVGFIALIIVLVLIKFFASYLLNPIFIIQTGLNSFFDFINHKTKDSAMINVNTNDEFGVIAKAINENITKTKNALEQDAKAVEQSVETAKEIEAGNLTARITAIPANPQLIELKNVLNDMLSVLEEKVGSNMNEINRVFDSYKALDFTTEVANAKGGVEITTNVLGQEIVAMLRQSSEFANLLATQSGKLQSAVRELTDSSSSQASSLEETAAALEEITSSMQNVSHKTSEVIAQSEEIKNVTSIIGDIADQINLLALNAAIEAARAGEHGRGFAVVADEVRNLAERTQKSLGEIEANTNILVQSINEMGESIKEQTTGITQINDAVAQIDHVTQENLKIANDSAAISENVNKIANDILEDAKKKRF; encoded by the coding sequence ATGTTTCATCAAGATCCAAAATTGATATTAACTAAAACAGTATTAGGACAAAATATAGCAAAAGCTATCACGGAAGATCCTAGTCTTTTAGATCCTGAAAATATTGACACCTTATTTTACGCAAAAGATGATAAAGGTGTCACACAGGCAGTATTATGTGATAAGACACCAAATCCAAATATTAATATTTGTGCTATGGTTGAAAACGATACTTATACAAAAGCTAGCGATTTAGCACTTAAAACTCAGCTCATTGTTGGATTTATTGCATTAATAATTGTATTGGTGTTAATTAAATTTTTTGCATCTTATCTGCTTAATCCAATTTTTATTATCCAAACAGGCCTTAACTCATTCTTTGATTTTATCAACCATAAAACCAAAGACTCAGCTATGATTAATGTTAATACAAATGATGAATTTGGAGTAATAGCTAAAGCCATTAATGAAAACATCACTAAAACTAAAAATGCTTTAGAACAAGATGCTAAAGCAGTAGAACAATCAGTTGAAACAGCTAAAGAAATAGAAGCTGGTAATTTAACAGCAAGAATAACAGCTATTCCTGCTAATCCTCAATTAATAGAATTAAAAAATGTATTAAATGATATGCTTAGTGTATTAGAAGAAAAAGTTGGTTCTAATATGAATGAAATTAACCGTGTATTTGATAGCTATAAAGCATTAGACTTTACAACAGAAGTTGCTAATGCTAAAGGTGGGGTTGAAATAACTACTAATGTATTAGGTCAAGAAATAGTAGCTATGCTAAGACAATCTTCTGAATTTGCTAATTTACTTGCAACACAAAGTGGTAAATTACAAAGTGCTGTTAGAGAATTAACAGATTCTTCATCAAGCCAAGCTTCTTCTTTGGAAGAAACAGCTGCTGCTTTAGAAGAGATTACTTCTTCTATGCAAAATGTATCTCATAAAACAAGTGAAGTAATAGCTCAAAGTGAAGAGATTAAAAATGTTACTTCTATAATAGGAGATATAGCTGATCAAATTAATCTACTTGCATTAAATGCTGCTATAGAAGCTGCAAGAGCTGGAGAGCATGGTAGAGGATTTGCTGTTGTTGCTGATGAAGTTAGAAATTTAGCTGAGAGAACTCAAAAGTCTTTAGGTGAGATAGAAGCTAATACTAATATCTTAGTTCAATCTATTAATGAAATGGGTGAAAGTATTAAAGAACAAACTACAGGTATTACTCAAATCAATGATGCTGTAGCTCAAATTGATCATGTAACACAAGAAAATCTTAAAATAGCTAATGATAGTGCTGCAATATCTGAAAATGTAAATAAAATAGCCAATGATATCTTAGAGGATGCTAAGAAGAAGAGGTTTTAA